The following are encoded together in the Chanodichthys erythropterus isolate Z2021 chromosome 16, ASM2448905v1, whole genome shotgun sequence genome:
- the prpf38b gene encoding pre-mRNA-splicing factor 38B isoform X1: MAVSQQQQQQQAVSKPAGGKHGNVLPLWGNEKTMNLNPMILTNVLSSPYFKVQLYELKTYHEVVDEIYFKVTHVEPWEKGSRKTAGQTGMCGGVRGVGTGGIVSTAFCLLYKLFTLKLTRKQVMGLITHTDSPYIRALGFMYIRYTQPPPDLIDWYDEFLDDEEELDVKAGGGCVMTVGEMLRSFLTKLEWFSTLFPRIPVPVQKAIDQHMKSRPRKPPQRDEQEEEEAATATDSTRHGDRRRSRTPKRSPSPRRSQNRSRSRSHHKERHGASFDRELERERDRQRKEREGKDRDRDRDRERDRERDRDRRRSRTPDRTTERRRSRSRERRRSHSASREKRNERKERDKEREAESERERSRRKDRDHHKDRERSKDKRSKGEGEERRHKEDKEDRKHREEKRSKRSRSRSRDRKHKTERSSKKRSRSGSRSRQEAGEEKNRKRERSHSKERSHKRSRSKERPHRRESSNGREHVKQDRHSPEPGERNNVRAESP; encoded by the exons ATGGCGGTTAGtcagcagcaacaacagcagcaggcCGTGAGCAAACCGGCCGGCGGGAAACACGGCAACGTTTTGCCGTTATGGGGCAACGAGAAAACTATGAACCTCAACCCGATGATCCTGACGAACGTCCTGTCGTCTCCCTACTTCAAGGTCCAACTGTACGAGCTCAAGACGTACCACGAGGTGGTTGACGAGATCTACTTCAAG GTCACCCACGTGGAGCCATGGGAAAAAGGCAGCAGGAAGACTGCGGGGCAGACGGGAATGTGCGGAGGG GTTCGTGGAGTCGGGACGGGAGGGATCGTGTCCACTGCTTTTTGTTTGCTGTATAAACTATTTACACTGAAACTGACCCGCAAACAAGTGATGGGTCTCATCACTCACACAGATTCGCCCTATATCAGGGCACTGGGCTTCATGTACATCAG GTATACTCAACCTCCTCCTGACTTGATTGACTGGTATGATGAGTTCCTTGACGACGAGGAG GAGTTGGACGTGAAGGCTGGAGGAGGATGTGTAATGACTGTTGGAGAGATGCTCCGCTCCTTCTTGACCAAGCTGGAATGGTTCTCAACATTGTTCCCACGAATACCTGTTCCTGTGCAGAAGGCAATCGACCAGCACATGAAGAGCCGACCACGTAAACCCCCGCAAAGAGATgagcaggaggaggaggaggcggCGACGGCAACCGATTCAACAAGGCATGGAGATAGGCGCCGTTCCAG aacACCTAAGAGAAGTCCGAGTCCCAGGAGATCCCAAAATCGTTCCCGGAGTCGCAGCCATCACAAAGAAAGACATGGCGCAAGCTTCGACCGTGAACTGGAGAGAGAACGAGATCGCCAGCGCAAAGAAAGGGAGGGAAAGGACCGGGATAGAGACAGGGACCGAGAGAGAGACAGGGAGAGAGACCGAGATAGACGACGTTCCAGAACACCAGACCGAACCACAGAACGCCGACGCAGCCGTAGCAGGGAACGACGCCGGAGTCACAGTGCCAGCCGGGAGAAGCGGAATGAGAGGAAAGAACGAGATAAAGAGAGGGAggcagagagcgagagagagcgtAGTCGCAGGAAAGACAGAGATCATCATAAAGATCGGGAGAGGTCAAAAGACAAGAGAAGTAAGGGAGAGGGAGAAGAGAGGAGGCACAAAGAAGATAAGGAGGATAGAAAGCACAGGGAGGAAAAGAGGAGTAAGCGCTCAAGGAGCAGAAGCAGAGACAGGAAACACAAAACCGAGCGATCTAGCAAGAAACGCTCTCGCTCAGGCAGCAGGAGCAGGCAGGAAGCCGGGGAGGAGAAGAACAGGAAGCGGGAACGCAGCCATAGTAAGGAACGGTCACACAAGCGCAGTCGCAGCAAAGAGCGCCCACACCGTAGAGAATCCAGCAATG
- the prpf38b gene encoding pre-mRNA-splicing factor 38B isoform X2 produces MCGGVRGVGTGGIVSTAFCLLYKLFTLKLTRKQVMGLITHTDSPYIRALGFMYIRYTQPPPDLIDWYDEFLDDEEELDVKAGGGCVMTVGEMLRSFLTKLEWFSTLFPRIPVPVQKAIDQHMKSRPRKPPQRDEQEEEEAATATDSTRHGDRRRSRTPKRSPSPRRSQNRSRSRSHHKERHGASFDRELERERDRQRKEREGKDRDRDRDRERDRERDRDRRRSRTPDRTTERRRSRSRERRRSHSASREKRNERKERDKEREAESERERSRRKDRDHHKDRERSKDKRSKGEGEERRHKEDKEDRKHREEKRSKRSRSRSRDRKHKTERSSKKRSRSGSRSRQEAGEEKNRKRERSHSKERSHKRSRSKERPHRRESSNGREHVKQDRHSPEPGERNNVRAESP; encoded by the exons ATGTGCGGAGGG GTTCGTGGAGTCGGGACGGGAGGGATCGTGTCCACTGCTTTTTGTTTGCTGTATAAACTATTTACACTGAAACTGACCCGCAAACAAGTGATGGGTCTCATCACTCACACAGATTCGCCCTATATCAGGGCACTGGGCTTCATGTACATCAG GTATACTCAACCTCCTCCTGACTTGATTGACTGGTATGATGAGTTCCTTGACGACGAGGAG GAGTTGGACGTGAAGGCTGGAGGAGGATGTGTAATGACTGTTGGAGAGATGCTCCGCTCCTTCTTGACCAAGCTGGAATGGTTCTCAACATTGTTCCCACGAATACCTGTTCCTGTGCAGAAGGCAATCGACCAGCACATGAAGAGCCGACCACGTAAACCCCCGCAAAGAGATgagcaggaggaggaggaggcggCGACGGCAACCGATTCAACAAGGCATGGAGATAGGCGCCGTTCCAG aacACCTAAGAGAAGTCCGAGTCCCAGGAGATCCCAAAATCGTTCCCGGAGTCGCAGCCATCACAAAGAAAGACATGGCGCAAGCTTCGACCGTGAACTGGAGAGAGAACGAGATCGCCAGCGCAAAGAAAGGGAGGGAAAGGACCGGGATAGAGACAGGGACCGAGAGAGAGACAGGGAGAGAGACCGAGATAGACGACGTTCCAGAACACCAGACCGAACCACAGAACGCCGACGCAGCCGTAGCAGGGAACGACGCCGGAGTCACAGTGCCAGCCGGGAGAAGCGGAATGAGAGGAAAGAACGAGATAAAGAGAGGGAggcagagagcgagagagagcgtAGTCGCAGGAAAGACAGAGATCATCATAAAGATCGGGAGAGGTCAAAAGACAAGAGAAGTAAGGGAGAGGGAGAAGAGAGGAGGCACAAAGAAGATAAGGAGGATAGAAAGCACAGGGAGGAAAAGAGGAGTAAGCGCTCAAGGAGCAGAAGCAGAGACAGGAAACACAAAACCGAGCGATCTAGCAAGAAACGCTCTCGCTCAGGCAGCAGGAGCAGGCAGGAAGCCGGGGAGGAGAAGAACAGGAAGCGGGAACGCAGCCATAGTAAGGAACGGTCACACAAGCGCAGTCGCAGCAAAGAGCGCCCACACCGTAGAGAATCCAGCAATG
- the eeig2a gene encoding EEIG family member 2 isoform X2: protein MAFIMMKKKRFKFKVDVELEELSSVPFVNGVLFCKVRLTDGGFSEESSREPVLVNCVKWKKRFSFLCKMSANAGTGVLEPCVFRVSVRKELKGGKTFAKLGFADLNLAEFAGSGSTTRRCLLEGYNTKNTRQDNSILKVIINMQLMSGDPCFKTPPSTAMTIGFPGDPETCLHEDRRGETQKSTYQHICTETPGKIFSHSSVPDELGKCGHSRTASYASQQSKFSGYSTGHSRSSSLTELSHRRNLSAGSASTGIGSLPEPSEDRESRTPLPQDLATPSHSGITANRHPVKQDSVESQLKRMDATRVDADDIIETILQGQDFSHSILDSSNEEEGLRLFVGPGGSTALGSQHTRVGAGAFEQVVIKR from the exons ATGGCTTTCATCATGATGAAGAAGAAAAGGTTTAAGTTTAAAGTGGATGTGGAGCTGGAGGAGCTGTCATCTGTCCCATTTGTGAATGGAGTTCTGTTCTGCAAGGTTCGACTGACAGACGGTGGCTTTTCAGAGGAGTCTTCGAG AGAGCCAGTTCTGGTGAATTGTGTTAAATGGAAGAAAAGATTCTCCTTCTTATGCAAGATGAGTGCTAATGCAGGGACAggggtgctggagccttgtgtTTTTCGGGTGTCTGTAAGAAAG GAGCTCAAAGGTGGGAAGACATTTGCAAAG CTTGgttttgctgatttaaacctggCTGAGTTTGCCGGTTCAGGAAGCACCACACGGCGCTGTCTGTTGGAGGGATACAACACCAAAAACACACGCCAGGACAACTCAATACTgaag GTGATAATCAATATGCAGCTAATGTCGGGTGATCCCTGCTTTAAAAC GCCTCCATCCACTGCAATGACCATTGGTTTTCCAGGAGACCCAGAGACATGTCTACATGAGGACAGAAGAGGAGAGACACAGAAATCAACTTATCAACATATTTGTACAG AAACCCCAGGAAAAATCTTCAGCCATAGTTCTGTTCCAGATGAATTGGGAAAGTGTGGCCATTCAAGAACCGCCAGCTACGCCAGCCAGCAGTCCAAGTTCTCGG GCTACAGCACGGGTCACTCGCGCTCCTCCAGCCTGACGGAGCTCTCGCATAGAAGGAACTTGTCTGCGGGCAGTGCCTCCACTGGGATTGGCAGCCTACCAGAGCCCAGTGAGGACAGAGAGTCCCGCACACCTTTGCCCCAAGACTTAGCCACACCGTCACACAGTGGGATCACAGCCAACAG GCACCCTGTAAAGCAGGACTCGGTTGAGTCTCAGCTAAAGCGAATGGACGCTACCAGAGTGGATGCTGACGATATCATTGAGACAATCCTACAGGGTCAAGACTTCAGCCACAGCATACTCGATTCTAGTAATGAAG AGGAGGGTCTGCGGCTGTTTGTTGGGCCAGGAGGAAGCACTGCACTGGGCTCTCAGCACACCAG GGTTGGTGCTGGAGCTTTTGAACAGGTGGTTATAAAACGCTAG
- the eeig2a gene encoding EEIG family member 2 isoform X1 codes for MAFIMMKKKRFKFKVDVELEELSSVPFVNGVLFCKVRLTDGGFSEESSREPVLVNCVKWKKRFSFLCKMSANAGTGVLEPCVFRVSVRKELKGGKTFAKLGFADLNLAEFAGSGSTTRRCLLEGYNTKNTRQDNSILKVIINMQLMSGDPCFKTPPSTAMTIGFPGDPETCLHEDRRGETQKSTYQHICTETPGKIFSHSSVPDELGKCGHSRTASYASQQSKFSGLFIHTKCYSTGHSRSSSLTELSHRRNLSAGSASTGIGSLPEPSEDRESRTPLPQDLATPSHSGITANRHPVKQDSVESQLKRMDATRVDADDIIETILQGQDFSHSILDSSNEEEGLRLFVGPGGSTALGSQHTRVGAGAFEQVVIKR; via the exons ATGGCTTTCATCATGATGAAGAAGAAAAGGTTTAAGTTTAAAGTGGATGTGGAGCTGGAGGAGCTGTCATCTGTCCCATTTGTGAATGGAGTTCTGTTCTGCAAGGTTCGACTGACAGACGGTGGCTTTTCAGAGGAGTCTTCGAG AGAGCCAGTTCTGGTGAATTGTGTTAAATGGAAGAAAAGATTCTCCTTCTTATGCAAGATGAGTGCTAATGCAGGGACAggggtgctggagccttgtgtTTTTCGGGTGTCTGTAAGAAAG GAGCTCAAAGGTGGGAAGACATTTGCAAAG CTTGgttttgctgatttaaacctggCTGAGTTTGCCGGTTCAGGAAGCACCACACGGCGCTGTCTGTTGGAGGGATACAACACCAAAAACACACGCCAGGACAACTCAATACTgaag GTGATAATCAATATGCAGCTAATGTCGGGTGATCCCTGCTTTAAAAC GCCTCCATCCACTGCAATGACCATTGGTTTTCCAGGAGACCCAGAGACATGTCTACATGAGGACAGAAGAGGAGAGACACAGAAATCAACTTATCAACATATTTGTACAG AAACCCCAGGAAAAATCTTCAGCCATAGTTCTGTTCCAGATGAATTGGGAAAGTGTGGCCATTCAAGAACCGCCAGCTACGCCAGCCAGCAGTCCAAGTTCTCGGGTCTGTTCATTCACACCAAAT GCTACAGCACGGGTCACTCGCGCTCCTCCAGCCTGACGGAGCTCTCGCATAGAAGGAACTTGTCTGCGGGCAGTGCCTCCACTGGGATTGGCAGCCTACCAGAGCCCAGTGAGGACAGAGAGTCCCGCACACCTTTGCCCCAAGACTTAGCCACACCGTCACACAGTGGGATCACAGCCAACAG GCACCCTGTAAAGCAGGACTCGGTTGAGTCTCAGCTAAAGCGAATGGACGCTACCAGAGTGGATGCTGACGATATCATTGAGACAATCCTACAGGGTCAAGACTTCAGCCACAGCATACTCGATTCTAGTAATGAAG AGGAGGGTCTGCGGCTGTTTGTTGGGCCAGGAGGAAGCACTGCACTGGGCTCTCAGCACACCAG GGTTGGTGCTGGAGCTTTTGAACAGGTGGTTATAAAACGCTAG